DNA sequence from the Effusibacillus pohliae DSM 22757 genome:
TAGAGAAAATCAATGTTAATAATGAGTTATCAACAGAAAACGTGTGCCTACGGATTTTTGGGTTTTTGCCTACAAATCACTTGCGGATAACCCCGTAAAACCCGCTTCAAATAAGGGTTTTTAGTTATCCACAGATGCCTACATCGGGGGCAAAACTGTCGAAGCCGGGTATTTCTTCCCCGCGCAATAAGCACACGTAAGTGAGACAGTTACCTCGACACCATAGTAATGGCGCCAATGTCGTGAAGGCTTAATAGGCTTGTTACACGACCGGTTGTCTCGTGCCGGTTACTTACTTTGAAGGCTCCGAGACGCTTTCGGAGCCTTCTTCTCGAATCACCTTAGGGTGAACTCCTTATACCTTAAATTTGCCAACAAGTGATCGCAGTTCTTCCGCCATCTTCGAAAGTTCACGTGCGGCCGATCCGATCTCTTCCATCGTTGCCAGTTGTTCTTCCGTTGCGGCGGTCACCTGCTGTGTTCCTGCTGCCGTATTTTCTGTGACTTCTGCAATGGTATCGATCGAGTGAATCGCATGTTCCGTACCCGTGGACATTTGCTGGGATGCAGCAGATACCTGTTGGATCTGTTCGGTAACTTGCGTAACAGACTCTTGGATCTTCGTGAAGGACTCCCCTGCTGTATGGACGATCTCGATCCCCCTGCCTACTTCCTGCGTTGCCGTCTCCATGGAACGTACCGCCTTGTTCGTTTCATCCTGAACCGTCGAGATCAAATCTGTAATTTGTTTTGCCGACTCGGCCGATTGTTCAGCGAGTTTTCGGACTTCCTGGGCGACTACCGCAAAGCCTCGGCCGTGTTCTCCGGCTCTAGCTGCCTCGATGGCTGCGTTCAAAGCCAAAAGATTGGTTTGTTCTGCAATTCCAGTGATGACGGCCACAATCTGGCCAATTTTTTCTGAATGATCCCCCAGTTCTTTGATCACATGCCCAAGGTGATTAACCGTTTGGCTGATGGAATCCATCTGCTTGACCGCAGCCTGAATGGCTTGTGCTCCCTCCATTGACATCTCGTGAGCGGTTACGGAGGTTGCGGAAACACTTTGGGCATTGACAGCAATCTGTTGAATACCAGCGGATAGTTCGTTGATCACTGTTGTACTCTCTTGCACGCTTCTGACTTGTTGTTCCGTTCCCTCCGCCACTTGCTGAACGATGGAAGTGATCTGCCGAGTAGCTTCACTGGTTTCTTCCACACTTGCCGTCAGTTGTTCCGACGAGGCTGCTACCTGTTCGGCACTGCCGCTTACCTGGCGAATGATTTCACGCA
Encoded proteins:
- a CDS encoding methyl-accepting chemotaxis protein, with the translated sequence MSKPKQLRFTIRVKLALASLLSIILFFVTGITSYFTLKYVSQQNDQIVLDTIPVAKASANLLTDLVNEETGVRGYLVTGSEEFLEPYKAGHEQLQKDIALIREHAAQHPIMQDLVENQAIPLIQKIESYFQNQIALVQNGKIQEARAKIKDGKNDMDAFRNVFEKIDADIKKLTNDSWNNSKDATSNAVRAILLLSVVTLVLSILSTLYLFRVIVRPITLVSRQLRDIAEGEGDLTRELSISSNDEIGDLATSFNRMVRNLREIIRQVSGSAEQVAASSEQLTASVEETSEATRQITSIVQQVAEGTEQQVRSVQESTTVINELSAGIQQIAVNAQSVSATSVTAHEMSMEGAQAIQAAVKQMDSISQTVNHLGHVIKELGDHSEKIGQIVAVITGIAEQTNLLALNAAIEAARAGEHGRGFAVVAQEVRKLAEQSAESAKQITDLISTVQDETNKAVRSMETATQEVGRGIEIVHTAGESFTKIQESVTQVTEQIQQVSAASQQMSTGTEHAIHSIDTIAEVTENTAAGTQQVTAATEEQLATMEEIGSAARELSKMAEELRSLVGKFKV